CCGGCATCCCGAAGATGCGGATCGAAGAGGCCGCGGCACGGCGCCAGGCACGGATCGATTCCGGCGCCGATGCGATCGTCGGGCTCAACCTCCACCGCCTGGCGAAGGAGGATCCGATCGAGATCCTCGAAGTGGACAATACCGCGGTGCGCGAGGCGCAGATCCGCCGGCTGGCGGAACTCCGCGCAGGACGGGATGAGGCGGCGGTGACTGCGGCCTTGCATGCCCTTGCGCATTCTGCCCGCTCGGGTGAAGGCAACCTGCTTGCTCTCGCGGTGGACGCAGCGCGGCTGCGTGCCAGCCTGGGTGAGATCTCTGACGCCCTCGAGAAGGTCTGGGGACGCCATACCGCGGTCATCAAAACTATCTCCGGCGTGTACAGCAGCGAGTTCGCCATGAACAAGGACGTGGAAGAGGTGCGGGCCCTCACCGATGCGTTCGCACGGAAGGATGGCCGCCGGCCGCGTATCCTCATCGCCAAGATGGGACAGGACGGGCACGACCGCGGTGCAAAAGTGATCGCCACGGCGTTCGCCGATCTGGGGTTCGATGTGGATGTCGGCCCGCTCTTCCAGACCCCCGAAGAGACGGCACGGCAGGCAGTGGAGAACGATGTGCACTTTGTCGGCATGAGTTCGCTCGCAGGCGGACACAAAACGCTTCTCCCGCAGCTTGTGGCAGCGCTCACGGCGCTCGGCCGCGGCGACATCCTCGTTGTGGCCGGAGGCGTCATCCCCGCGCAGGATTATGATTTCCTCCGGGCGAACGGAGCGGCCGCGATCTTCGGTCCGGGTACGGTGATACCGGTGGCCGCGCGTACCATGCTCGAGCGATGGGAGAGCGGCGCACACCGATGACCGACACAGGGCGCACACCGGAGTGGGCCGAACCCGGAACACCGGGCACGTTCGCTTCCACCGTCATGAAGGGGGTGGAAGGCGGACACGACGGACTTCCGGGTGCTGCACCTCCGGTTCCAGGTACCAGCTCTCCCGCGCGTCCGCTTCCGGCGATTGAAGAGTACATCGCAGGCGTGCGGGGGGGTGACCGCGTCATGCTCGCCCGCGCCATCACGCTCATTGAAAGTAACGCTCCCGCGCATGCGGATCCCGCCCGCGAGGTGCTTACCCGTCTTCTTCCTTTCAGCGGCAAGGCGATACGCGTCGGCGTCACCGGTGTGCCCGGTGCCGGGAAGAGCACGTTCATCGAGGCACTGGGCCTCTACCTCACAGGAAAGGGCCATAGGGTCGCCGTCCTTGCCGTTGATCCGAGTTCCAGTATCAGCCGTGGCAGCGTGCTCGGCGACAAGACAAGGATGGAGCGGCTGGCGCGCGATGAGCGCTGCTTCATCCGGCCTTCGCCGTCCGGCGGGAACCTCGGCGGCGTTGCGCGCAAGACCCGCGAGACCATGCTTCTCTGTGAGGCGGCAGGATACGACGTCATACTCGTGGAGACCGTCGGGGTCGGGCAGAGCGAGATCACGGTCCGCTCGATGGTGGATTTCTTCCTCCTGCTGCTGATCACCGGCGCAGGGGACGAGTTGCAGGGGATCAAGAAAGGCGTGATGGAGCTGGCCGACCTCGTGGCGATCAACAAGGCCGATGGGGAGAACCGTACGCGCGCCGAAACCACGCGTGCGGAGTTCGCGCATGCGCTGCATTTTCTCACCCCGGCGACCGAGGGATGGGCGCCTCCCACCCTCACGTGTTCAGCTTTGACGGGGGAGGGCGTTCCGGCGCTCTGGGAGAAGGTGGAAGATTTCCGCGTGCAGACGACCGCCTCCGGCGTGCTCGCGAACCGGCGCAACGATCAACTTCTGGCATGGCTGCACGGGATGGTGGGAGAGCATCTCCGGTCGTTGTTCTATGCACATCCCTCCGTTGCCGGCCGTCTTCCCGCCATGGAGCAGCAGGTCGTTGCCGGGACCATCACCGCCGCTGCCGCGGCACAGGAATTGATCCGCCACTTCGAACAACGTACATGATACAACGACCATGAACCCAACACACATTGAACACATCGGTATCGCCGTCAAAGACCTGCAGTCATCCATAGCGTTCTTCGAAAAACTCCTCGGCACCGCATGCTACGCGGTGGAAGAGGTGGCGGACCAGAAGGTCCGGACGGCGTTCTTCCGTATCGGACAAACGAAGATCGAACTCCTGGAATCCATGACGCCGGATGGCCCGATCGGCAAATTCATTGAAAAGCGGGGAGAGGGTGTGCATCACCTTGCCTTCGCCGTCCCCGATGTTGCGGGCGCATTGCAGGAGGCACAGACTGCAGGACTACAACTGATCGATGCACAACCGCGGAAAGGTGCGGAGGGGCTCACCATCGCCTTTCTCCACCCGAAGTCGACGAACGGCGTTCTCACCGAACTCTGTTCGCACGCCTGATCCGCCGACCCAACGAAGGACAGAACAATGCAAACCGTCAATGACAAGCTGAAGATCCTGAAAGAGAAGAACGCGCACGTCAATCTTGGCGGCGGCGCGGATCGGCTGGAAGCCCAACACAAGGCCGGGAAAATGACCGCCCACGAGCGGCTTCATCTGCTGTATGATAACGGGTTCTACGATGAGCTGTTCCGATTCGTCCAGCACCATTCCACATCGTTCGGACTTGGCGGGAAGGACCTGCCTGCCGACGGGGTGGTGACAGGCCTCGGAGCGGTGCGGGGGCGGCTGGTCTATGGTTCGTCCCAGGATTTCACCGTGATGGGGGGGAGCGTCGGGCTGAAGCACGCATGGAAGATCTGCGAGATCATGGACATGGCGCTGAAAGCCGGCGCACCGTACATCTCGATCAATGACAGCGGCGGCGCACGGATCCAGGAAGGCGTCGATTCCCTGCAGGGGTATGGCCGCATCTTCTATTATAATACCCTCCTGTCCGGTGTCGTGCCGCAGATCTCGATCATCGCGGGCCCCTGTGCCGGTGGCGCGGCCTATTCGCCCGCCCTCATGGATTTCATCGTGATGGTGAAGGGGACCGGACAGATGTTCATCGCCGGGCCGGAGGTGATCAAGGAGGCGACGGGCGAGACCATTTCGGCCGAGGAGCTCGGTGGTGCGTACGCACAGGCGGCGCAGAGCGGGAACGTGCACTTCATCGCACGTGATGATGCGGATGCGATCGAGATCGTGCAAACCCTGCTCAGTTATCTCCCGAACAACAATACCGAAGATCCGCCGTTCCAGGGGACCGGCGACCTCACGATCATCGAGGACGAGGCCCTGAACCAGGTCGTCCCCGACGATCCCCGCGATCCGTACAACATGTTCGATATCCTGCAGATGGTGCTCGATCCCGGGTCGCTCTTCGAGGTCCACGGCCACTATGCGAAGAACATGATCGTCTGCTTCGCCCGCCTCAACGGGCGCGTGGTAGGCGTGGTGGCCAATCAGCCCCTGGAGAAATTCGGGGCCATCGATATCGACGCGTCGGACAAGGCGTCACGGTTCGTCCGGTTCTGCAATGCGTTCAATATCCCGCTCATCACCTTCGTGGACGTCCCCGGATTCCTGCCGGGCGTCGAACAGGAATTCGGTGGCATCATCCGTCACGGCGCGAAGATGCTGTTCTCCTTCTCCGCCGCAACCGTGCCGAAGATCTCGGTCGTGGTGCGCAAGGCGTATGGCGGGGCCTATCTTGCCATGAGTGCCAAGGCACTCGGAGCGGACCGCATCGCTGCATGGCCGACCGCGGAGATCGCGGTGATGGGTGCGGAAGGGGCGGTCAATGTGCTGTACCGCAGCGACATCAAGTCCGCCGCCGATCCGCAGGCACGGCGGAAAGAGTTGATCGAGGCGTATAAGCTCCAGTTCTCGAACCCGTATCAGGCCGCCCAGCAGGGTATGGTCGATGCGGTCATCGAACCGAAGAAGACCCGTGCCTATCTTTCTGTCGCACTGGAATCGTTGCGCAACAAACGTGAACTCAGGCCGCAGAAGAAGCACGGCCTGATCCCCATGTGATACTGAGGAGACCATGACAGATCCTATTGTGGAAGCGTTCCTCCTGCTCGTCGTTGGTATGGCGGCGGTCTTTTCCGCCCTGCTGGTGCTGGCCGGGATGATCCGGCTGTTGAAATGGGGGGACTCGTGGATCAACGCGATGCGCATCAGGAAGTATGCAGACAAGGTAGAGACGCATCAGGTCGACGACGAGGTGAACGACGAGATCGTTGCCGTGATCACGGCAGCGGTCGCGAGCACCATCCGGAAACCTGTCGTCGTCCGGAAGATCCGGTTCCTGGAGAGCGGGGCAGAGCCCGCCTGGGCGGTGACCGGACGGTTGAACATCATGGCATCCCATGCCATCACGAAAAGGAAATCCTGACCATGAAGAAGTTGATGATCACGGTGAACGGCAAACGGTACGAAGTGGACGTGGAAGTGGTCCATGATGATGATGTGATCGAAAACCAGCCGGCGTTCCGTCCGCCGGTGCGGGCAGTCGACAGCTATGTCACCCCGGTGAATGCATCGCTGCCTCCGTCCGTTGCAGCAGGCGGGAAGGGGAAGGCTGGTGCGGCCGATAAGAAATCGCTGACCTCTCCCATCAACGGTGTGATCCTCGAGATCCCCGTGAAAGAGGGGGATACCGTGAAACAGAATGACATTCTGTTCATCCTTGAGGCCATGAAGATGAAGACCAACATCTCCTCGCCGCAGAACGGCAAGATCAAGGTGATCAAGGTCAAGGTGTCGGACAAGATCGAAGCCGGTCAGGTCCTGCTCACCTTTGAATGACAAGTGAGAGACCATGATCGAGAACCTTGAGAAATTCGTTGCCGGGATGGGCTTCTGGTCCCTGACGTGGGGACAGGTGGCCATGCTCGGTGTCGCGTCGTTGCTGATCTACCTCGCGATCAAGAAGGGCTTCGAACCGCTGCTCCTCCTGCCGATCGGCCTGGGTGCGTTCCTGGCGAACCTGCCGGGCAACGGGTTGCTGACCGTGCCGCATGGCAATGAGATCGGCGGGCTCTATTATTATCTGTCGAAGGGCATCGAACTGGAGATCTTCCCGCCGCTGATCTTCCTGGGCATCGGCGCAATGACCGACTTCGGTCCTCTCCTGGCGAATCCCCGTACCTTCCTTCTGGGGGCGGCAGCGCAGTTGGGCGTCTTCATCGCTCTCTTTGCCGCCGTCCTTCTGGGGTTCGATCTGAAGGAAGCCGCCGCGATCGGGATCATCGGAGGGGCGGATGGGCCGACCGCGATCTATCTGACGTTGAAACTCGCGCCGCACCTGCTGGGCCCCATCGCCGTGGCGGCGTATTCGTATATGGCGCTCGTACCGCTCATCCAGCCGCCGATCATGCGGGCGCTGACCACCGACAAGGAACGTGCGGTGGTGATGGAGACGCTGAAGCCCGTGTCGCATAAGATCAAGCTCATCTTCCCGCTGGCGGTCACGGTGATCGGTGTGTTCATCGTTCCCCCGGCGGCACCCTTGCTCGCGATGCTCATGGGCGGCAATCTCCTGCGCGAGAGCGGCGTGGTGGATCGCCTGACGAACATGGCCCAGAACGAGTTGATCAACATTGTCACGTTCTTTCTGGGTACCTGTGTCGGCATGACGATGGGAGCGGAGGTGTTCCTGCGCTGGGAGACCCTCAAGATCATCTCGCTGGGGATCGTGGCCTTCGGGTTCTCCACCGTCGGCGGCGTGCTGTTCGGGAAGCTGATGTACCGGCTCAGTGGCGGCAAGATCAATCCGCTGATCGGCTCGGCAGGCGTGTCCGCCGTGCCGATGGCGGCACGTGTCTCGCACAATGTCGGACAGGAGTACAATCCGCAGAATTACCTCCTGATGCACGCCATGGGGCCGAATGTTGCCGGCGTCATCGGGACGGCCATCGCCGCGGGCGTGTTGCTCGCGATCCTCGGTTAGTCACAAGAAAGGATACGACGTGAATGCTTTGTGGGCAGTGATCCTCGGGATCATTCAGGGATTGACGGAATTTCTTCCCATCAGCAGCACCGCGCATCTGACGATCGCGGGGAAGCTGTTCGGTGTCGTGGATGCTGAAGCACCGGAATCGTGGACCGCGTTCATGGCGGTGATGCAACTCGGGACCATGGCGGCGGTGCTCATCTACTTCCGCACCGATCTCTGGAATGTCGTTGCGGGGATCTTCCGCGACCTGACAGCAGGCACAGCGGGGCGCGGCGAGAGAGGGTGGTCGCAAGAGAGCCGCCTGGGATTCGCGATGGCCCTCGGGACCGTCCCGGTGCTTCTGGTCGGGTACCTCCTCCGCCATATCATCGAAAGCGCGCTGACGAAGAGTACGATGGTGATCGTCGGGAGCCTGGTCTGTCTGGCGGCGCTGTTATGGCTCGCGGAAAAGGTCGCGCGCCATGCGCGCGAGGTCGAAAGTGTGACGTGGAAGGATGCGCTGATCGTTGGCCTCGCGCAGGCGCTCGCGCTCATCCCCGGCTCCTCACGCTCCGGGACCACGATGACGGCAGCGCTGTTCCTCGGGTTCACGCGGTCCGCGGCCGCACGGTTCTCGTTCCTGCTCAGCATCCCGGCGGTGCTGGCAAGCGGACTCTATCAGTTGTACAAGGTCGTAGGCATGCTGCAGAGCGGGGCAGACGTCTTTCACCTCGGAGTGGGGAACCTCGTGATCGCCACCGTGGTCTCGGGCCTTGCAGGGTATGCTGCCATTGCATGGCTGCTGCGCTACCTGATGCGGCACACGACGATGATCTTTGTCTGGTACCGCTTTGCGCTCGGCATCGTTCTCACCCTGCTGCTCATGCAGGGTATCCTGAATTAAGAACTAAGAATTCTTAGTTCTTCATTCTTAATTCGCACCAGCCGCTGGGAGCACCCGGGTCAATGATGGCGACCCTGTGGGCCCAGCGGCTGGTGCGTCTCCACCGGATCCTTGAAGCGCTTCCATCCGCGGAGGCATGAATACAGAAATCCCAGGAACACTACTCCTACCACGATCGCCACATCCATTGTCATGTCCTTCCCATTGGCTCAACAGGCCTAAAGTACGGAGCCGTACGAGCGTACTCCATGCCGGCGGCGTCAAGGTGATCGGCTTCCACATAAGAATCCCGTAAAGAACACAGCAAGGATCAACCACCAGGTCCGCAACCAGGATGCCTTTGCCGGGCCGTGTGCGGACATGGGTGACAGTGTGCGGCGGGTGACACAGGGCACACCGCCGGGGATGCGGATGGTGTATATTGATTCACCGTGTTTCACTGTCAACCCCGGCACGCTAAAAGGAAATGACCGCGATGACTTCGCGTGAAGTGTTCATGCAGATGAAGATCGAGCATTATGTGAAGAAGGGTGAAGAATGTTGTGCCATGGCGCGCTATCCCATTGCCCGCAGAATGCTTGATGCCGCGCTCGCACTCGATCCGCGGCACCCGGCGTCTCTCCTGCTGAAAGAGCGGATCGATGGCGAATTCGGCCAGGTGCTCCGGCATGGTGGCGCCACTGCGGCGGGCCGCGCAGGGCAGAAGGACGACCTGATCGTGGTGGTGGACCAGGATGAACGCCTCCTGACCCACTTTGCCGAAGTGCTGGGCCGCCGCGGATTCCGCTTCGCCGGCGCCGCGACGTATGAGGAGGCCGTGGAGCTCCTTTCCATGGTGATTCCCGATGTCATCGTTTCTGAGATCAATTTCGATACCGGCGCCCGCGGGTTCGATCTCTTCCTGTGGCTGCGTACGAACAGTGCCTTGACCAATGTGCCGTTCCTGTTCCATGCGACCCGTATCGACCGCGACGTCATGATCGCCGGCCGCCGTTTCGGCGTGGATGACTTCCTCGTCAAGCCGGTCGATGGTGAATTGCTCGCCGCGGCGGCAACGACCGTGCTGAACCGCAGGCGCGCTGTACCGATCGCGGTCTGATCTCCTTGCTTTTCGGACGGATTCTCCCTACCATACCCGGGCCGCACAATCCCCCCGGGTATGATAGAACTCGTCGTTAACGAAATCTTCCACAGTATCCAGGGCGAATCCAGCTACGCAGGGCGACCCTGCGTCTTCATCCGCCTCTCTGCGTGCAACCTCCGTTGCACCTGGTGCGATACGGCCTACGCGTTCACCGGAGGGGTGCCTATGGCCCTCGACCGGATCCTTGCCACCGTGGCTTCCTATCAGTGCGATCTTGTCGAAGTGACCGGCGGCGAACCGCTCCTTCAACCAGCATGTCATGACCTGCTCTCCGCCCTGTGCGATGCCGGGTACGAGGTCCTCCTCGAGACCGGTGGAAGCCTGGATATCGGTGCGGTCGATGCGCGCGTGCACAGGATCGTGGACGTGAAATGCCCCGGCAGCGGGATGGCGGACCGGAATCTCTGGTCGAATCTTCCGCTCCTGACATCGCGCGATGAGGTGAAGTTCGTTGTCGCTGACCGGAAGGATTTCGATTGGGCGGTCGACACAGACCG
This genomic window from Ignavibacteriota bacterium contains:
- the meaB gene encoding methylmalonyl Co-A mutase-associated GTPase MeaB; amino-acid sequence: MTDTGRTPEWAEPGTPGTFASTVMKGVEGGHDGLPGAAPPVPGTSSPARPLPAIEEYIAGVRGGDRVMLARAITLIESNAPAHADPAREVLTRLLPFSGKAIRVGVTGVPGAGKSTFIEALGLYLTGKGHRVAVLAVDPSSSISRGSVLGDKTRMERLARDERCFIRPSPSGGNLGGVARKTRETMLLCEAAGYDVILVETVGVGQSEITVRSMVDFFLLLLITGAGDELQGIKKGVMELADLVAINKADGENRTRAETTRAEFAHALHFLTPATEGWAPPTLTCSALTGEGVPALWEKVEDFRVQTTASGVLANRRNDQLLAWLHGMVGEHLRSLFYAHPSVAGRLPAMEQQVVAGTITAAAAAQELIRHFEQRT
- the mce gene encoding methylmalonyl-CoA epimerase, whose protein sequence is MNPTHIEHIGIAVKDLQSSIAFFEKLLGTACYAVEEVADQKVRTAFFRIGQTKIELLESMTPDGPIGKFIEKRGEGVHHLAFAVPDVAGALQEAQTAGLQLIDAQPRKGAEGLTIAFLHPKSTNGVLTELCSHA
- a CDS encoding acyl-CoA carboxylase subunit beta, which produces MQTVNDKLKILKEKNAHVNLGGGADRLEAQHKAGKMTAHERLHLLYDNGFYDELFRFVQHHSTSFGLGGKDLPADGVVTGLGAVRGRLVYGSSQDFTVMGGSVGLKHAWKICEIMDMALKAGAPYISINDSGGARIQEGVDSLQGYGRIFYYNTLLSGVVPQISIIAGPCAGGAAYSPALMDFIVMVKGTGQMFIAGPEVIKEATGETISAEELGGAYAQAAQSGNVHFIARDDADAIEIVQTLLSYLPNNNTEDPPFQGTGDLTIIEDEALNQVVPDDPRDPYNMFDILQMVLDPGSLFEVHGHYAKNMIVCFARLNGRVVGVVANQPLEKFGAIDIDASDKASRFVRFCNAFNIPLITFVDVPGFLPGVEQEFGGIIRHGAKMLFSFSAATVPKISVVVRKAYGGAYLAMSAKALGADRIAAWPTAEIAVMGAEGAVNVLYRSDIKSAADPQARRKELIEAYKLQFSNPYQAAQQGMVDAVIEPKKTRAYLSVALESLRNKRELRPQKKHGLIPM
- a CDS encoding OadG family protein, which produces MTDPIVEAFLLLVVGMAAVFSALLVLAGMIRLLKWGDSWINAMRIRKYADKVETHQVDDEVNDEIVAVITAAVASTIRKPVVVRKIRFLESGAEPAWAVTGRLNIMASHAITKRKS
- a CDS encoding acetyl-CoA carboxylase biotin carboxyl carrier protein subunit, which codes for MKKLMITVNGKRYEVDVEVVHDDDVIENQPAFRPPVRAVDSYVTPVNASLPPSVAAGGKGKAGAADKKSLTSPINGVILEIPVKEGDTVKQNDILFILEAMKMKTNISSPQNGKIKVIKVKVSDKIEAGQVLLTFE
- a CDS encoding sodium ion-translocating decarboxylase subunit beta produces the protein MIENLEKFVAGMGFWSLTWGQVAMLGVASLLIYLAIKKGFEPLLLLPIGLGAFLANLPGNGLLTVPHGNEIGGLYYYLSKGIELEIFPPLIFLGIGAMTDFGPLLANPRTFLLGAAAQLGVFIALFAAVLLGFDLKEAAAIGIIGGADGPTAIYLTLKLAPHLLGPIAVAAYSYMALVPLIQPPIMRALTTDKERAVVMETLKPVSHKIKLIFPLAVTVIGVFIVPPAAPLLAMLMGGNLLRESGVVDRLTNMAQNELINIVTFFLGTCVGMTMGAEVFLRWETLKIISLGIVAFGFSTVGGVLFGKLMYRLSGGKINPLIGSAGVSAVPMAARVSHNVGQEYNPQNYLLMHAMGPNVAGVIGTAIAAGVLLAILG
- the uppP gene encoding undecaprenyl-diphosphatase UppP; protein product: MNALWAVILGIIQGLTEFLPISSTAHLTIAGKLFGVVDAEAPESWTAFMAVMQLGTMAAVLIYFRTDLWNVVAGIFRDLTAGTAGRGERGWSQESRLGFAMALGTVPVLLVGYLLRHIIESALTKSTMVIVGSLVCLAALLWLAEKVARHAREVESVTWKDALIVGLAQALALIPGSSRSGTTMTAALFLGFTRSAAARFSFLLSIPAVLASGLYQLYKVVGMLQSGADVFHLGVGNLVIATVVSGLAGYAAIAWLLRYLMRHTTMIFVWYRFALGIVLTLLLMQGILN
- a CDS encoding response regulator; translation: MTSREVFMQMKIEHYVKKGEECCAMARYPIARRMLDAALALDPRHPASLLLKERIDGEFGQVLRHGGATAAGRAGQKDDLIVVVDQDERLLTHFAEVLGRRGFRFAGAATYEEAVELLSMVIPDVIVSEINFDTGARGFDLFLWLRTNSALTNVPFLFHATRIDRDVMIAGRRFGVDDFLVKPVDGELLAAAATTVLNRRRAVPIAV
- a CDS encoding radical SAM protein; translation: MIELVVNEIFHSIQGESSYAGRPCVFIRLSACNLRCTWCDTAYAFTGGVPMALDRILATVASYQCDLVEVTGGEPLLQPACHDLLSALCDAGYEVLLETGGSLDIGAVDARVHRIVDVKCPGSGMADRNLWSNLPLLTSRDEVKFVVADRKDFDWAVDTDRRFGISVRCPLLFSPVFGTVSPTDLAAWILETGVRGRLQLQLHKYLWDPQRRGV